One region of Pseudoalteromonas galatheae genomic DNA includes:
- a CDS encoding EAL domain-containing protein: MSNRVISINLKQTLTWGTLLCGLLLSSLIIYISYVSQRDMLLENYETKLRQNLTHLGKHLFTEFVEDNDNKISLTLEDYYSDSKYKALFLIQGETLVNETQHSVIGLQVFNQVISQAQATATLRTLDLTVAFDPNQQHFLAAIPISPKVPVVESANLVRLIAIYDVSTVFLSLRQQLITKASILAAFLILITIALLSFTHHFIHKPIKRLIQVGDALSTNSLSCRAKIIGYGEFAVLAKQFNVMAQTLEKNWQQQLQITQELQCHHALITSVFEALPDIFFIINTSGIILECHTGKSDDLYISPEHFINKKMTEVLPSHAAKQFSQAIKSANQCHQLTQIEYPLTIAEQAKLFEARLSPIPGTEQLVIAVRDITEKKRQEEVILHHAFYDTLTDLPNRFLAMERLSQQLLDAERNDELAVVFFIDLDDFKRINDSLGHEMGDQILLASGERLKQSLREQDTVSRLSGDEFIVLMGGFKHTEDITSVANMLIKLFHHPIIVGDKDFNISVSIGVAIYPLDANSPQALLSCADTAMYNAKSNGRNNYCLFNQKMSQQLSRRIEIEEALRVAMNENELEVFYQPQFYIEDSDVFGAEALLRWHSKTLGNISPAEFIPVAEQSGLIIDIGLFVLSTAIKQARQWQQHLDSDIRIAINLSPRQFKDPSLLKQIELLVKDIPIANRFIELEITEGVLISGQAQVKQTLTQLHQLGFKLSLDDFGTGYSSLNYLRHYPFDLLKIDRSFISDMLTTHESKALVKTIIAMAHNLSMKVVAEGVETLEQLRLLQQLECDFGQGYLISKPLSAAQFETFYHTKIEPVKRSS, translated from the coding sequence ATGAGTAATCGAGTTATTTCTATCAATTTAAAACAAACACTGACTTGGGGCACGTTACTCTGTGGCTTGTTGCTCTCTTCTCTTATTATCTACATTTCATATGTTAGCCAGCGAGACATGCTGCTCGAAAACTATGAGACAAAACTGAGACAAAATTTAACCCATTTAGGTAAACATCTTTTTACTGAGTTTGTGGAGGACAACGACAATAAGATTAGCCTGACCCTCGAGGATTATTATTCTGACAGTAAATATAAAGCGCTCTTCCTTATTCAAGGAGAAACGCTCGTCAACGAAACTCAACACTCAGTGATTGGACTACAAGTATTTAATCAAGTTATCAGCCAAGCGCAAGCCACAGCAACACTACGCACACTTGATCTCACTGTGGCATTTGACCCTAATCAGCAGCACTTTCTCGCAGCCATTCCCATTTCACCTAAAGTACCCGTTGTTGAGTCCGCGAATTTAGTTAGGCTGATTGCTATTTATGACGTAAGCACCGTTTTTCTTTCGTTACGGCAACAATTGATAACTAAGGCGAGTATTTTGGCGGCATTTTTAATACTCATCACTATTGCGCTACTAAGCTTTACCCATCACTTCATTCATAAACCAATCAAAAGGCTGATCCAAGTAGGTGATGCATTATCCACTAACTCTTTAAGCTGTAGAGCTAAAATCATAGGATATGGGGAGTTTGCAGTACTTGCCAAACAGTTCAACGTGATGGCACAAACGTTAGAGAAAAACTGGCAGCAACAATTACAAATCACTCAAGAATTACAGTGTCACCACGCACTTATTACTAGTGTCTTTGAAGCATTGCCGGATATTTTCTTTATAATCAATACGAGCGGCATCATCTTAGAGTGCCATACCGGAAAATCAGACGACTTATATATATCGCCTGAGCATTTTATAAACAAAAAAATGACGGAGGTGTTGCCTTCTCATGCAGCAAAACAATTTAGCCAAGCCATCAAATCTGCCAATCAGTGCCATCAACTAACCCAAATAGAATATCCGCTGACCATTGCAGAGCAAGCGAAGCTGTTCGAAGCTAGGCTCTCTCCGATCCCAGGGACCGAGCAGCTGGTTATCGCAGTGCGTGATATCACAGAGAAAAAGCGCCAAGAGGAAGTCATCTTACATCACGCTTTTTACGATACATTGACTGATTTACCAAATCGTTTTTTAGCGATGGAGCGGCTATCGCAACAACTGCTTGATGCCGAACGCAACGATGAACTTGCGGTAGTATTTTTTATTGATTTAGATGATTTTAAAAGAATTAATGATTCACTCGGACACGAAATGGGCGATCAAATTCTCCTTGCTTCAGGAGAAAGGCTCAAGCAATCGCTACGTGAGCAAGACACCGTGTCACGCCTCAGTGGCGACGAGTTTATTGTTTTAATGGGCGGATTTAAACATACTGAAGACATTACCTCTGTTGCCAATATGCTGATCAAGCTTTTTCACCATCCCATTATTGTCGGCGATAAAGATTTTAATATTTCCGTCAGTATAGGCGTTGCTATCTATCCTTTAGATGCAAACTCCCCTCAAGCACTACTCAGCTGCGCTGATACCGCAATGTACAATGCCAAAAGTAATGGTCGCAACAATTACTGTCTATTTAATCAAAAGATGAGTCAACAGTTGTCTCGACGCATTGAAATTGAGGAAGCACTGCGTGTAGCAATGAATGAAAACGAGTTAGAAGTGTTTTACCAGCCTCAATTTTATATTGAAGACAGTGATGTATTTGGCGCGGAAGCTTTACTCCGCTGGCACAGTAAAACACTGGGTAATATCTCTCCTGCGGAGTTTATTCCCGTTGCGGAACAAAGCGGATTGATCATCGATATCGGATTGTTTGTGCTCTCAACGGCTATTAAACAAGCACGCCAGTGGCAGCAACACTTAGACTCCGACATCCGTATCGCAATCAATTTATCACCAAGGCAGTTTAAAGACCCAAGCCTTTTGAAACAGATTGAGCTATTAGTAAAAGACATCCCGATTGCCAATCGCTTTATCGAGTTGGAAATCACAGAAGGCGTACTGATCTCAGGACAGGCACAGGTAAAACAGACCCTAACCCAATTACATCAGTTAGGGTTTAAATTATCTTTGGATGATTTTGGTACGGGCTATTCGTCACTGAACTATCTCCGTCATTACCCCTTCGATTTACTCAAAATAGACCGCAGTTTTATCAGCGATATGCTCACCACTCACGAGTCTAAAGCGTTAGTTAAAACTATTATTGCCATGGCGCATAATTTATCGATGAAAGTAGTCGCCGAAGGCGTGGAGACACTGGAGCAATTGCGTTTATTGCAGCAACTGGAGTGTGATTTTGGTCAAGGATACTTGATCAGCAAGCCGCTTTCTGCAGCACAATTTGAAACCTTTTACCATACTAAGATCGAACCAGTTAAGCGCTCTTCTTAG
- the ggt gene encoding gamma-glutamyltransferase — translation MNKVVKCTLVSMLCASVSSAALAYDRITGKAFASRSEVIATQGMAATSQPLATQVAIEVLKQGGNAIDAAIAANAMLGLVEPTGCGIGGDLFAIVWDAKQQKLFGLNASGRSPKSLSLAKLQQQGDTIPSYGPLPVSVPGAVDGWFELHNKFGKLPMKQLLQPSIDYARSGFPVSELIAYYMQRSVSAREQYSGFKEVFMPEGEMPKKGEIFKNPALANTYELLAEKGRDAFYKGEIAKEIDRYMKANGGYLSYQDLAEHHSEWVDPVSADYRGYTLWELPPNGQGIAAQQILNILEGYDIKAMGFDSPEYIHTFVEAKKLAFADRAKYYADPDFNEIPVATLISQAYADERRALIDPNKAAKRDHAGPIEGDTIYLTTADKEGNMVSLIQSNFRGMGSGMTPAKLGFVLQNRGELFALDKNHYNGYAPGKRPFHTIIPAFVTKDGKPWMSYGVMGGATQPQMHAQILINMIDFGMNLQEAGDAPRILHSGSSQPTGEIMTDGGYVSLESGFSMETRRELIKKGHKLQQAVGPYGGYQAIMRDGKTGVYYGASETRKDGQAAGY, via the coding sequence ATGAATAAGGTCGTGAAGTGCACACTGGTTAGTATGCTATGTGCTTCGGTAAGCTCAGCGGCTCTCGCATATGACAGGATCACCGGAAAAGCTTTTGCTAGCCGCTCTGAGGTTATTGCAACCCAAGGTATGGCTGCAACTTCTCAACCACTGGCAACCCAAGTCGCAATAGAGGTATTGAAGCAAGGCGGAAACGCCATAGATGCTGCAATTGCAGCCAATGCCATGCTTGGCCTAGTGGAGCCTACAGGTTGCGGTATCGGTGGTGACTTATTTGCTATTGTGTGGGACGCGAAGCAACAAAAGTTATTTGGTCTCAATGCTTCAGGGCGTTCACCAAAAAGCCTTTCGCTTGCAAAGTTACAGCAGCAAGGCGATACAATTCCAAGCTATGGGCCGCTTCCTGTTTCTGTGCCCGGTGCGGTCGATGGTTGGTTTGAACTGCACAACAAATTTGGCAAACTGCCAATGAAACAGTTACTTCAACCCAGTATCGACTACGCTAGAAGCGGCTTTCCAGTTTCTGAGTTGATTGCTTATTACATGCAGCGCTCGGTGTCGGCTCGTGAGCAATATTCCGGATTTAAAGAAGTATTTATGCCTGAGGGGGAAATGCCTAAAAAGGGAGAGATATTTAAGAATCCGGCACTCGCTAATACCTATGAGTTACTTGCAGAAAAAGGCCGCGATGCCTTTTATAAAGGCGAAATTGCTAAAGAAATCGACCGTTACATGAAGGCCAATGGTGGATACTTAAGTTACCAAGACTTAGCTGAGCACCACAGTGAGTGGGTTGACCCTGTAAGTGCTGATTATCGCGGCTACACCTTATGGGAGCTACCTCCCAATGGTCAGGGCATTGCCGCCCAGCAAATTCTCAATATTTTAGAGGGCTATGATATCAAGGCAATGGGGTTCGACAGCCCAGAGTATATTCATACCTTTGTTGAAGCAAAAAAACTTGCCTTCGCGGATAGGGCAAAATACTACGCCGATCCAGACTTTAATGAGATACCAGTCGCGACGCTTATTTCGCAAGCATATGCTGACGAAAGGCGTGCATTGATTGATCCAAATAAAGCAGCTAAACGCGATCATGCAGGTCCTATAGAAGGGGATACCATTTATCTCACGACTGCTGATAAGGAAGGGAATATGGTGTCGCTGATCCAGAGTAATTTCCGTGGTATGGGATCGGGTATGACTCCAGCTAAGCTTGGCTTTGTCTTGCAAAATAGAGGCGAGCTATTTGCGTTAGATAAAAACCACTACAACGGTTATGCGCCCGGTAAAAGACCATTTCATACCATTATTCCTGCCTTTGTCACAAAAGATGGTAAACCATGGATGAGCTATGGCGTGATGGGAGGCGCGACTCAACCGCAAATGCATGCGCAGATCCTGATTAACATGATTGACTTTGGTATGAATCTACAAGAAGCGGGCGATGCGCCTCGAATTTTGCATAGTGGTTCATCGCAACCAACCGGTGAAATCATGACTGATGGAGGGTATGTCAGTCTCGAGTCTGGCTTTTCGATGGAAACCCGTAGAGAGCTGATAAAAAAAGGTCATAAGTTACAACAAGCAGTTGGTCCTTATGGCGGTTATCAGGCGATTATGCGAGATGGCAAAACTGGAGTTTACTACGGAGCATCCGAAACAAGAAAAGATGGCCAAGCTGCGGGTTATTAA